From Mytilus edulis chromosome 8, xbMytEdul2.2, whole genome shotgun sequence, one genomic window encodes:
- the LOC139485285 gene encoding heat shock 70 kDa protein 12A-like: MADSEAVDTTDDSPNSKNKPTSPQLLQDEAVSSTLEMAADAYKIVSAIDFGTTFSGYAYTFLPNKEKIYTNRNWGQTQGFLLHKTPTCLLLKPDGEFEAFGFEAVLKYNDLSEEDAGNHYYFDKFKMKLYENKVLNTEILIEDASAKTKFAVDVFAKSLWFMKRHLLRHLAGTMGYEPDEKSIRWVLTVPAIWDENAKQFMREAAHKGGLIETTHSNQLLIALEPEAASLHCKLLPAETFMGNSEEQLAKPTFEPGTKYLVVDAGGGTIDIVAHKIRKDGRIRELFRATGGAWGGTVIDRQFLNLTERIFGEGYMKAFKHEFPKDFVELLQDFEIKKRGECDTVRVSLPYNFCNYKHEGKGVQEIIKNYSETSKQKVRFSSGKLVLSSEIVHSLFADTLSQINEHINTLLQKNRLKDISYIFIVGGFAESVKLQHSIKEAFESRVTILIPEEASLAVVKGAVTFGCDPSAICQRICRFTYGVGSYLPFEEGVHREDLKCFSDGMVLCKKILQPWVEAGEVIGHNEVWRETYTPIITNQKGIIFEFFKSSKRNLKYVDEENVEKCGSLIVEMPDMTGDKDRAVDLEVIFGGTEIKVIGSDHTSQTQRETYIDFLSV; this comes from the exons ATGGCCGATTCCGAAGCTGTTGATACTACAGACGATTCACCGAATTCTAAAAACAAGCCGACAAGTCCTCAACTGTTGCAAGATGAAGCAGTATCATCAACACTGGAAATGGCAGCTGATGCATACAAAATTGTTTCAGCGATTGACTTTGGAACTACATTTAGTGGATATGCCTATACATTTTTACCAAATAAGGAGAAAATATACACAAACAGAAACTGGGGACAAACACAGGGATTTCTTTTGCACAAAACTCCAACCTGTCTGCTATTGAAACCTGATGGAGAATTTGAAGCATTTGGATTTGAAGCCGTCCTGAAGTACAACGACCTGAGCGAGGAGGACGCTGGGAACCACTATTACTTtgacaaattcaaaatgaaactttatgaaaacaaG GTTCTCAATACGGAAATTTTAATTGAAGACGCAAGTGCAAAGACGAAGTTTGCAGTAGATGTATTTGCAAAATCTCTCTGGTTCATGAAACGTCACTTATTGAGACATTTGGCAGGAACTATGGGATATGAACCCGATGAAAAATCCATCAGATGGGTGCTCACTGTTCCTGCAATATGGGATGAAAATGCCAAACAGTTTATGCGAGAAGCTGCACATAAG GGAGGTTTGATTGAAACTACACACAGTAACCAACTGCTGATCGCGTTAGAACCGGAAGCTGCGTCTTTGCATTGTAAACTACTCCCAGCAGAAACTTTTATGGGTAACTCAGAAGAGCAACTAGCCAAACCAACATTTGAACCAGGGACAAAGTACCTGGTCGTTGATGCAGGAG GTGGAACAATCGATATAGTTGCTCACAAAATTCGCAAAGATGGAAGAATTCGTGAACTTTTTCGTGCAACTGGAGGAGCTTGGGGTGGCACCGTAATTGATAGACAGTTCTTAAACCTCACAGAGAGAATATTTGGTGAAGGTTACATGAAAGCATTCAAACACGAATTTCCAAAAGACTTTGTTGAGCTACTTCAAGACTTCGAAATAAAAAAACGAGGAGAATGCGATACCGTTCGAGTTTCTCTACCCTATAATTTCTGCAATTACAAACATGAAGGCAAAGGAGTGCAGGAAATCATCAAAAACTATTCGGAAACGTCAAAACAGAAAGTGAGGTTTTCGTCCGGGAAACTCGTCCTGTCGTCTGAAATTGTCCATTCTCTGTTTGCGGACACACTGTCTCAAATAAACGAGCACATAAATACGCTGCTTCAGAAAAATAGACTAAAAGACATAAGCTATATTTTCATTGTTGGTGGATTTGCAGAATCAGTCAAACTTCAACATTCAATTAAGGAGGCTTTTGAGTCTCGCGTTACAATTTTAATTCCAGAGGAAGCAAGTTTGGCCGTTGTGAAAGGCGCCGTGACCTTTGGATGTGACCCAAGTGCCATCTGTCAAAGAATATGTAGATTTACATATGGAGTGGGTTCTTATCTACCGTTTGAAGAAGGCGTTCATAGAGAAGACTTGAAATGTTTTTCAGATGGAATGGTCCtgtgtaaaaaaatattgcagCCATGGGTTGAAGCAGGAGAAGTTATAGGGCATAATGAAGTTTGGCGGGAAACTTACACACCGATAATAACAAATCAAAAAGGAAtcatatttgaattctttaaatcTTCGAAACGTAATTTAAAATACGTAGACGAGGAAAATGTTGAAAAGTGTGGGTCTTTGATTGTTGAAATGCCAGACATGACAGGGGACAAAGACAGAGCAGTTGACCTTGAAGTAATATTTGGAGGGACAGAAATAAAAGTGATTGGATCAGATCATACTAGTCAGACACAAAGAGAAACCTACATAGATTTTCTCTCGGTCTAA